From Desulfonatronovibrio magnus:
AAGATATTATAAAACCTAAATCAACCAAGCGCCCCATACCGATACATACTTAGGTGATAAGAATGAATTGAGGTGTTCAATATTTTTGATAGTCTTTGTAGATATTTCTGCTTTCAGGTGTGAAGACTAATAGCCGGATTGTTCACTTGCACTCACCCATGGAACCCAGGACGGATATGATCCAGGCAGCCCTTAAACACACTGCCTGCTCAAAATATCCTTCTCATGAAGACTCACCATACCTGCCTGATGCATAAAAAGCTCCGCCCGCATTCGCGTGATGGGACTGCCTCAGCGACAACCCCAGCCTGCTCAGGGCCAAATGATTTACCGATCATCTTCATGACAAAACATGCACTCAGAGCGAGAGGACAAAGGCTTTGCAGTGCTAAAGACGGAGACGCCAGCTCCGCTGCCGATACCCAGATTACGGCCATTTTTTCCCCAGTGCGGGCAGTCGAAATTCCGCCTTTCTTGCATAAGACAACCAGATCTGGCAATCACGCACTCATCTAAGCAATCCATGTTGCCCGGAGGGCACAGGGCTTCACATTGATCCCGGTTGGCATTGCATCTGCTCAGAGCGGAGCTGAAAACCTGATTGCAGCAGTTGGTGCAGACGATCAGGTCGGGACAGCCGTGGATACAGTCGATGTAGGTACCCTGGGCGGCATGAAGGTTGGGGGTTGCCGTGAACAACAGGGACAGGGCCAGGGAGGCTGTCAGGAACAGTTTTCTCATTTTCAATCTCCTTGAAGGTTTAGAGGGTCAAATAATCCAAACGGAATTACCAAAGCTCCAAAGCCATTCAATCAAGCAATTAGTTACATTGACCAATGGACCCAAAAGCGCATACCCGTCCATCTCGCCAGATGGCCTTGCTGAAATCAGCCCCGCCCAGGTCCGCTCCTTCCATCTTGGCGCCAGACAGGTAGGCGTCGATGAAATTGGCGCCGCGCAGGTTGGCGTTTCGCAGGTCAGCATTTTTGAGGTAAGCTCCCTGCAGATTTACTCCCGATAGATTGGCACCATTAAAGTTTACTCCTGGACACCTTGTATACGGTTGGAGTGTGCAGTTGTCGATGACCTGCTGCGCAACGGCCGGAGCGGTGAATAAAAAAATGCAGATGGACAAAAAGATAATCCTGTTCATCACGTTCCTCCTTACTGAAATATAATGTTTTTCAACCAGGTGCGGTTCTTTCTAAGATTCAGCACTATCTATGCCGGACAATAAATCTATTTAATATCAACGTGTTGCAAATTCAAGCTAAGCTGGGTCTTAAGTTTGCGCCAACTTGGTTGGCAATAGTTGGCACTGGGACTTGTGGGATGCTCAGGGCATTGAACTGCAAGAGCGTGAACAGAATTATGCCCTTGCGTGAATATTAACCAGCTTTGGAGAGATTTTTCAAGATGTTCATGGTGGCCGGAGTGGAGATGATAGCAGATGTTGTTTTTGGGTAGGGTGACCGGCCTGGTTGAGGATACATGGTGGTCAAGACTACGTCCATGTTTTGAGAGGAGTTTAAGCCTTATGTAATCGTCAGGCTTACTTTTGCCAGTCCTCAAAATAGTTGATTCCTCGACGTTTGATGTTGAATTTTTGCAATCAATTTAGGATTTGATTCTTTTTCGTTTTGGAGATACACAGTTATCCAAATTTTTCATTCCCTTCCACAGGGCGTCCAGCCCATGAACAAAGGAGTTTTTCATGCGTAGACTCGTTATTGTTTTTGCCCTTATGTCCTTCTTCTCTTTTTCTGTACCCGCCGTCCAGGCCGAAAGCCTTGACAATTTTCCGCACAAGCTTGGCGCCCAATGCCAACGCGGTGGTTATGGGGCACCCCAGATATGGGCTTCTTCGTTTACTACCTCTCAGTGTCCACAGGATACCCGATGAAAATTACAAGCAAAGACAATACTGTAGTCGTTGAAGGTCCTGACGGCAAAAAGAACTTCCCTGGCCGTCATGCCGCTCTGGAGTACGCTAAAAATTTTTGCAATTAGCATCTCCCCTGATTTTGCTGATAAGGGTGCGATGATTTCGGCCGGACAGCCAGACAAAGGGACCGTTGGCATCCGAAAATATTTAACAGGCTGAAATTTCATTGCCTTCGGATCATTGCCCATCCTGCTTGATATATCATATATATGCTGTTTTTTTGAATTTATAATATGTATCGTTAAAAATCTATCTAAGGTAATCCTATGAAACGCAGTATTATCGTTATCATTTCCTTTATCTTAACTCTTTTTTTTATCCAATTTCTGGATCCTGCAAATGCTGCCCTTTCAGGACCTCTTCCAGCAAAATTTGACCTGCGTGATGTTGATGGAAGAGATTATATCGGCCCTGTCAAGAATCAGGCCCCTTATGGAACATGCTATGCGTTTGGGGCCACAGCAGCCGCAGAAAGTACATATAACCGGGCAAAAGGTCTGTACAACGACAATACCGTTTCATTTTCCGAGTCATTTATTATCTGGAGCCTGGGACAGAAGTATGCAGGTTTTCCCACAGGTGATTTTGGGGCTGGAGGAAATTACGATTATGATGAAATGCAGGCTCTGGTGGATTATGGTATTATTGAAAGTCATATCTTTCCCTATACAACTGAAATCATGACAGCCTACAACTTTGATCAAAATTATGAGCTTGAATATTATTGGGATTATCCCAGAGTGAAATTTGCCGGATGGCATCGTCTGCCGGCCAATGACATTGAAACCATTAAAAGAGCCATAATGAAATTTGGTGCTGTGGATGCGGCTGTGCTGGTTGATGATGATTTTCAGGCTTATGAGCAGGGTATTTATTCAGATGAAATCAGGAGTGCTGATGCACCTCTTGAATTTTATTCGAGCGTAAATCATGCCATTGCCTTAGTAGGCTGGGATGATGAAGAAGGTGTCTGGATACTTAGAAATTCCTGGGGAGAAAACTGGGGAGAAGACGGTTATATGCGCATTGAATATCAGTCTGCACGGGTCGCCTTGGAAGCGGTCTATCTGCATTATGAACCCTGGGATGGAGAAGACCATCAGATAGTGAACAACAATGATATACACGCGGGTGTAGATACCTCTGGAGTGCAGCCGGTATCCAGAGGTTTGTATGAATGGGGCGGCAATAATGCTTATTTCATCAATAATGCTGAAATTAAGGCTGAAGCCCATGTGGCTGATGGTCATCCCTATGTGCATGGCATGTTTTTGTGGGCCGGAGACAAAAGTTTTATAGAAAATAATGGCAGCGTTCTTGCCGGATCAATTGCTGATGAAGGTCAGGCTACAGCATATGGAATTGTCCTGCAGGGAAATAATGTTCATAATTCTGGATCAATAGAGGTAGGCGCCCACAGCGGAGATGATTCCAGGGCTACAGCATATGGAATACGCATGTTTGGTTTTGATGATAAGGCTGACATTGAGAATACAGGGAGTATCACCTCAAAGGCTACTGGAGCTGACGGATGGGCTTATGGGCTGTTTTCATCTAATGTGCCTTTAATTAAAAATCACGGTTCCATTAAAGCTGAAGCCAGTGGATACTCCACAGGCATTATGGCCTACAATGAGGTCCACATTGAAAATACAGGCAGCATAGAGTCCTTTACCCAGGATGGTAATTCCCTGGGAGTTTTTATTTCTGGAGGAACTTTACATAACGATACTACAGGCTCAATCCTTGCTCGCTCAGATTCAGCTCAGGCTTACGGGGTGGCAGCGAATCTTTATTCCTTAGAGTTCCTGGAAAATATGGGAGAGATAAAAGCCACGACTGATTCAGGCAGAGCCACAGGGATAGCTTCTAATGTTATAGAAAGTATGCATAATTCAGGCAGTATTATTGCTGAGGCGGAAGATATGGGCAGTACAGCCACAGGGGTATCTCTAACCGGTATCCAGAACCTGGAAAATACAGGGACAATCAGCGCAAAGAACGATCTGGGGGATGCTTATGGAGTAGAACTGGTACATGGGAATCTGATCAACCATTCCACTGGCATAATAAAGGCTGAAAGTACGAGCGGCGAAGCCTGGGCCCTGGTGCTTTCAGATTCAAAGGTAGTGAATAACGGTACTGTAGTAGGAGACACAATCCTTGAACATGGCAGTTTTCTTATGGGCAACGGGTTGTTTACAGGCAATGTTGATAACAAATCAGGCTTTGTCTCTCCAGGTAACTCCATTGGAACCATAAATATCACAGGAGATTATACACAAGGCAAAAATTCCGTCCTTGAAATTGAATTTGACAATAACAGTTCTGACAAATTGATAGTCAGTGGTACGGCGAATTTGGATGGGACTCTGAAGATGATCCCCCTTGGTTACGTAAAGGGAAAATCTTATTCGTTTTTTGATGCCGGATCCATTAATGGTTCTTTTGCTTCCTATCAATCACCGGCTGTATTTAATATTGGTATAAATAATATTGCCAGCAATCTTTCAATGGATATCACCCGCAACAGTTATGCCTCTTTGACCTCAAGCTCATCACAGAACAGTATGGCCTCCACCCTGGATCAGATCAGGCCTTCAGCAGCAGGAGATATGGCCCAGGTGCTTAATCTCATGGACAGCATGCAGCTTCCTCAACTGCAGGGTGCTTTTAAGGATATGTATCCGGGAATGAATGCAGCTGCCGGACATGCTGCTTTGCAGGGCGCTCAACGCACTCAGGCTGAGCTTCATGGCAGCTTAGAGCCGTCGCTTTTGCCCGGCAGGAAACTCAGTAATCCCAATAATACAAAGCCTTATTCTCTGTCTTCCTGGGTAACCTATATGGGATCCAGTGTTGGGATGAAGTCGGCCAATTCCATTCCTGAGTTCAGAGACAGGATGAAAGGGCTAATATTGGGAATTGATTATAATCTGGACGGTAATTTTAGCTTTGGGATTGCCGGAGCAATTGCTAATCAGGATCTGAATCAGCGGGGAGGTTCAGGTTCATCAACAGTAAGATCTTATCAGGCCTATCTTTATTCAAAATGGAACAATCTGGAGCATGGAAAAGGTCCATACTGGAATACATCAATTGGCGCAGGGATAATGGATATTGAAACTCATCGTTCCATAGCTTTTTTGAACCGAAAAACCAAAAGCAGTCATTCGGCCAAAGTTTATTCAGCTTCTACCAATGCCGGATATGTATTTGGAAAAGACAAGTGGGCACTAAGACCTGGATTGAATATAAATTATGCATTGCTACATGAAGACTCATATTCTGAATCCAGAGGGGGAGACTTGAGCTTAGATATTGACTCTCGCGACTCCCAGTCCCTTCAATCGCGCCTGGGAATAAGCCTTTCCAGAGAGCTTAAACTGAAAAAAGCCATGTTAATCCCAGAGTTCAGGATGCACTGGGTCAGGGAATTTATTACTGAACCTTCAGACATTAAAGCCGGCTTTAAGAATAGTAATCTGACATTCAAAGCCAAAGCCAGAAAAATTCCAGAGAACTCTGCAATTCTGGGGCTTGGCCTTAATGCCCGGTTTTCTGAAAGGATTTTCGGAGCAGTGGATTATGAGTACACTTTTATGGAAAATAATCATGGATCAGAGCAGAAAATGTCTGCCCAGCTCAAGATCAGGTTTTAAAGACTATAAGAGCTGGAATATTAATGAGCTTGCAGTTGTGGGTTCTTACCGCAACCAGAGAGGTAGAAAGAGTTCTTACCCTTGCATAATGTATAACAAATTTTGGCAAATAATAGCATTTTTTTGTTTAGCAGACTGCGTGCATGCTCAGAGAGAAGTTTAAGCCGCAACTTGAATCGTCAAGCTTTCTTTTGCCAGTCTTTAGGGTAAGAGACTATAGAAGGTCAATAGCAGCAATCTCATGTTGTTCCAGCCATCAGCCGCACGAGTTCCGAATCATTCACCGTAACCTCAAGTCTGTGGCAACTTCACGCTCTGGATAGAGAAACATCGCAGGGCTTTGGGTCATGGAATAACTCTGTCAACAGCCCCTTGAGTTGCAAAAATATGTCGAGGCCATGGTTGGCGGAGGACTGCTTCCGGAAGACATCCAGACCACGCGGTTCAGCGAACATATCGTCCATTTTGACGAAAACATCGCTTATGGCCTTGGCATTTTGAAGCGAAGCACCTTCTACGGACACAATGGATCGCTGCCTGGATTCACGACATCCATGTATCACAGTCCGGAAAAGATTTGCACCGTGATCATCTCCTTCAATTCGCAGCTTGAGGACACGATCCCTGACCAGCTTTTCGCCCGCTTCGTGGAAATTTTGTACGGAGGCGATTTTTAGCGGTCGGACATTTCCGCTTGCCCCATTATTTCAGGAAAACATGACGTCTCAAGATGTTCCTGAGCAGAAGTTGTTCCGGGGCAAAATACCAGCATAATCAGAATTGGGACCCCAAATACAGAAGCAAGGAAATCTGGACACATTTTTTGGTAATATGATCAACAAAATATTAAATGCATTCTTCGTGTTTATCGAGAATTCTGGGAAAGCAGATAGCTGTTAATGCCTTCCGCAGTCCAGTAGGTAGCCTTAAGATAGTCCAGCACGTTAGCGGCAAGACATAATCCGACCCCATCAAAGTCATTGACCCTAAGGGACTGCAGCTGACCTGGTTTCAGGTAGCTGTCCAGGGCGCCTCTGGGGCCTACATACTCGACAACTATCTGAAAACCATCAGCATGGCCTCTGAAACGGATGGTCACAATTGATCTTAAATCAGCTTTACGAATGGTACTAAGGGCGTAAAGAAAAATCTCTTCGGTTGCCAGTTGAAGACGTCTGGATTTATCCTCGGGAAAGCGGATATGGGAACATAAAGCCTCCAGCCCTGCATTAACCACTACAATCATCTCAGGATTGGGACAGACTGATACCCTGACCAGTTCGAGCATTTTTTTCTCCGAAAAGACTGTGGATCAGCCAGGATTGATAAACAGAAACGACTGCAAAATATCATTCAGCCTGCATCCGGCTTGTCCGGTTAACAACGTGTTGAAAAAGCCCTTATTAAACAGAGGTTTCACCCTGTTTAGGGTGATGTAAATCAGCTTAAACGCCCGTTGAAAGCTGCTTCCATTTTTTTATACGCAAAGATTTCTTGACGGTCTACCTATTTGACATTCAAGGATAATGACTTCGGTTTCAAAACTAAATCTTAGCTGTCCAGTGTCCTAAAAGAAAGCCTCAATCCTTCCGGCGAATTGTAGCCGAACATTCGAACCATTGTGGGATTGGCTGATAAAAACCGGCCTTATAGAGTTGGGTTATGTCGCGAGGGAAAGCTCTACCTCTCGCTGCGCTGCCGGGGATATGTTGACTTACTGTGTCATAGAAATTGTTTTTATGACACCTGCCTGACTGCCCGAATTGAACTTTACCTAACTTATAACGTACAATATTTCCCCGGTCCCCCCTCAATCGGTGTGCGTGCATGATCGGAGAGATCTCTATGCCTGCCTGGATTGTCAAGTTTTCTTTTGCCAGTCTTCAGGATAATTGGACAGGACTATTCCATGTCGATAGCCGTTATGTTGTCAGTTGGGTTATGTTGTGGTGTTCCATTCTTACTGATCCTGTATCTCAGAGCTACAATTCCGGTTCATTATTCAATTATTTTCATTACAAACAATGAATCTTAAGATGGTTACGATCCAGCGGGTAATGTA
This genomic window contains:
- a CDS encoding autotransporter domain-containing protein: MKRSIIVIISFILTLFFIQFLDPANAALSGPLPAKFDLRDVDGRDYIGPVKNQAPYGTCYAFGATAAAESTYNRAKGLYNDNTVSFSESFIIWSLGQKYAGFPTGDFGAGGNYDYDEMQALVDYGIIESHIFPYTTEIMTAYNFDQNYELEYYWDYPRVKFAGWHRLPANDIETIKRAIMKFGAVDAAVLVDDDFQAYEQGIYSDEIRSADAPLEFYSSVNHAIALVGWDDEEGVWILRNSWGENWGEDGYMRIEYQSARVALEAVYLHYEPWDGEDHQIVNNNDIHAGVDTSGVQPVSRGLYEWGGNNAYFINNAEIKAEAHVADGHPYVHGMFLWAGDKSFIENNGSVLAGSIADEGQATAYGIVLQGNNVHNSGSIEVGAHSGDDSRATAYGIRMFGFDDKADIENTGSITSKATGADGWAYGLFSSNVPLIKNHGSIKAEASGYSTGIMAYNEVHIENTGSIESFTQDGNSLGVFISGGTLHNDTTGSILARSDSAQAYGVAANLYSLEFLENMGEIKATTDSGRATGIASNVIESMHNSGSIIAEAEDMGSTATGVSLTGIQNLENTGTISAKNDLGDAYGVELVHGNLINHSTGIIKAESTSGEAWALVLSDSKVVNNGTVVGDTILEHGSFLMGNGLFTGNVDNKSGFVSPGNSIGTINITGDYTQGKNSVLEIEFDNNSSDKLIVSGTANLDGTLKMIPLGYVKGKSYSFFDAGSINGSFASYQSPAVFNIGINNIASNLSMDITRNSYASLTSSSSQNSMASTLDQIRPSAAGDMAQVLNLMDSMQLPQLQGAFKDMYPGMNAAAGHAALQGAQRTQAELHGSLEPSLLPGRKLSNPNNTKPYSLSSWVTYMGSSVGMKSANSIPEFRDRMKGLILGIDYNLDGNFSFGIAGAIANQDLNQRGGSGSSTVRSYQAYLYSKWNNLEHGKGPYWNTSIGAGIMDIETHRSIAFLNRKTKSSHSAKVYSASTNAGYVFGKDKWALRPGLNINYALLHEDSYSESRGGDLSLDIDSRDSQSLQSRLGISLSRELKLKKAMLIPEFRMHWVREFITEPSDIKAGFKNSNLTFKAKARKIPENSAILGLGLNARFSERIFGAVDYEYTFMENNHGSEQKMSAQLKIRF
- a CDS encoding pentapeptide repeat-containing protein is translated as MNRIIFLSICIFLFTAPAVAQQVIDNCTLQPYTRCPGVNFNGANLSGVNLQGAYLKNADLRNANLRGANFIDAYLSGAKMEGADLGGADFSKAIWRDGRVCAFGSIGQCN